GTGACATTCCTGTCTTTTCAATGCACAGGCCACCTTTTTTAAGGCATGGCCGAATACGCCTCTGAATGTTGATCCCTAACGAGGAGTTCGCTGTAGTGTTCAAAAACTCATCCGCAGGTAATCAAGTGGAATTTTATGGAATTTTGCTTGGATTTGTGCTTTACTGGACTTCACTTGCGGTGGCCTCCTGGAATAGGTTGATTATTTGCCATATAATCGTTTTATAACCTTATTTCATAGGCCTCTGCAAGCTATTTACCTCTCATTTTTTCACTTTTTATGCAACTACAGGGTTACCTTTCATGATACCGAAATTGTCAGACTTTCCAAGCAGGGGTTGAAAATGGCACTGAGAGTATGACGGAAAAAATGGGGGCTCTGTAACCCGGCTTGGAGTTTTAAAGGAACGAGTTTTTAAATTTGGACAAAAGGAACAAAATGAACAAGTATATATTCAAGACGTTAGTGATATTCTTGGCCCTGCTCATCTGCGGTTGCACCTCATGGGTTAAAGGCTACGGCAAGATCAGATACATGCGGGGCGAAAAAGATGCGGTGACGATTCAGGATTTAATCAACAACTGGCAAGATTACGACATCTACTATGCCGGCCTGGATGTCCGGTTGCCGCTGGGCATTATGTTCGATCCTAAAAACAACACCACCGCGCTGGCAGGAAGGTGGTGGAAAAAGGTCGAGGATCAAAAAACCCTGATTGAAATCACCGAGTGGATTTATCCGCATACCCGATATTATCCGGAACTCAGCAAAATTTTAGGGCCGGATGATCAATTCTACGGCTACTTGTATCATTCCTATGGCTTCGTTTTTCTGAAGCTGATCGATGACAACAAGATGTATGTTTACGATCTTGAGGACCCCAATGACAGGGGTGAAGGTTCGGACTCTTTTTAACTGCGAGGATAACCGGACCAGACAGGTGAAACCGCAACGTTCGTCAATGCGGATACGTCTCTTTCATCAGAAAAGTACAGATCAGCGAGACCACGGAAGCCCCCAGCAGGATGAGGAGGAGCATTTTGTAGCCCTCCAGAGAATAGCCCCCGGCAGCTGTTTTAGGATAAGCATCCAAGACCCGGCCCAAAAGCGGCATGAATACGGCGCCGCCCAAGAATGGAAAGAGATTTACCATGCCGGTTGAGGTCCCGGCCATTTCCATCGGAAAAAGCTCCTTGATCAAGGTAAACCCGATAATGACCACCGACGACGCGCAGATGGAAAAAACAAAGAACCAGATACCCAGGACGCCGGAGGAAAGGCCGTTCGGAAAAAGGTTGAGAAATACAAGCTCAACGACCAGCAGCAAGGCACAGAGAATAAAAGGCTTCTTGCGGCTCTTCATAATTTTATCCGACAAAAGTCCCAGCGGAGGGCTGCCCACAATCATGCCCCAGGCGATCATACTCAAGATGGCCCCGGCTTGGGATCTGGTCATGCCGTAGACATGCATGAGATACGGTCCGCCCCAGAGGGCTCCGAAACCGAAAAATATCCCGCAATCGAAAAAAAACCAAATTGCCACCGGCCAGAAGTATTTTTCAGAGACAACCCGGCGCGCCCCTTCCAGCAAAGGGATCTGTTGCGGCACCTGAGAGGGTTCGCCATCCTTATGATCGATTTGGGGAATGGAAGGCCAGCCTTTATCCGCGGGGCGGTCCCTGACAATTATCCAGACCAGAGCTACGATGACGAAGGTGCCGGCACCGATCAGCTCAAAAGAGATTCGCCAGCCGAGCACTCCGGTTATCAACGCAAGCAGCCATGTGGCTGCCAGAACCCCTATTCCTCCGATTGCGTTCAAAATACCTGTCATGAATGCAAACTCGCGTGTTCGAAACCACTGGGAAAGGATCTTCATGGTCGGGATAAAGACCATGGAAACACCCACTCCCACCATAACTCTGCCGATAAGCGCAACTCGGATGGTCGCTGCAAGGCCGAAAACAATGCTTCCGGCAGAGGCGATGATCAGGAAAAAGGCTACCGATTTTCTGGGGCCCAGGGAGTCTGATAAAAGTCCGGCCGGAAACTGCATGGCGGCATAGCAGTAAAAGTAGACGGAGCCCAAAAACCCCATAACACTGGCGGTGGTTTGAAAATCCTTTATCAAATCATTGGCGACCACGGACAACGAAAGGCGATGAAAATACACAAAAAAATAGGCCAGGGCAAGTACCAGGAAAATCAGCCACCTGAAGCGCAACACCTTTGCAGCCAGAGTTTCATCCATCTCTTTTTCCAGTCAAGGTTTTAGAGTTTTAATCAATGTCTGGGAAAGCATATAATAAAGAACTCGACCACTGATCATAAAAAATAAAACGCCCGAAACTCGCGTGGTTTCAAGGCCGGGTACCAAGCTTCATAACAGATCACAAACTTCGACTCAAGAAATAATGTACAAATATTCATATTTATTTAGGATTTCTCTGTTAATATTTTTTCGATGACGGCATGATCCGGATGGTCTAACACGAACTGCTGTTTGACTTCCACCACCGCTTATGATTGAGTATTACCTGAACCGATGAAAAAGTGAAGCTCCCCGCCCTGAAGGGCGGGGGTTCTGACGTACGTCAGTGCTTTGCGGCGGGGAGCAGGCCGGTCAGATAAATTCTTCATGTGAAATCCGCAACTTTGCCGCTTTTAGGCATTGCCTTTTTGAATTGATTTTTATATAATTTAATGTAACAAACATATTACACAATTTTTAAGGGGGAGGGGTTCCGATCATGAACGCAATAGAACACTTTAAAAAAAACAGCCTCTTTGATAAGATGGATGGGGATGAAAAAAAGCGCATTATGGAAAAATTCCAAAAAATAACGCTTTCATCCGGAGAATATATTTTCAGGGAAAATGACCCCGGCGATACGTTGTACATCGTGGAAGAAGGTACGGTTTCCTTAAAAAAACTCATTATTAACGATTATGAAAAGACGCTGTTTGTTGCCACCGAAGGGTTGGTGTTTGGAGAATTCAGTTTTATAGACGGCAAAGAACGGTCCGCTTCTGCTTTTGCGGAAAAAGATTCCGTCCTTTTAAGCTTGAAACGCGAAGATTTCGATACGTTTATCAAGGAACATCCTCTATCAGGAGCAAAACTGTATGATAACCTGCTTAGCACCATTGTAAAACGTCTGCGGCTAACAAATGAAGCCTACCGGGATGCAATCCGCTGGGGGATTGAGGCAACCGGGGCCGTAACCCTGAACTTTCAAAACATCATCACCGAAAACATAAACATTCGCGTAGAATTAAAGAACAGCCGAATCCTTGAAGGTCGAATCCTTCAGTTGGAACAAAGTGATGCCGGGTACGAGCTGGTTATTGCAGACCAGTCAGGCGCCCTCACGTTGGTACCCTATCATGCCATCAACTCTGTTTCTGTTCCTTAGGAAGAAGCGGCAATATCGTCTCTATATCTACTTTCAATTTTATCAGGAGGTAGAACCATGACTGAAGATCAAGTCGGTGTTGTTACCAATTTTTATGCCAAACTCGGTGTGGCTGCCATCCGTGTGACCGGCGGAACCGTTCGAAAGGGCGATCTGTTAAAATACAAGGGCCATACCACCGATTTCACCGAAAAAGTGACCAGCATGCAAATTGAAAAACAAGGGGTGGAAGAAGCCAAAGCAGGTGACTTGATAGGGGTGATCGTAAAAGAAAGGGTTCGAAAAAAAGATAAGGTTTATAAAGTGGTTGCATAATCATTGAGCCCGATACGCCGGGGTTGCAACCTTGTCTTGTTAAAATATTACGCCATATCAGACTGTTATACTAACTGTTGCAAGTTTTGGGTTGACCCGTCAACCCTTTAGTCCCGCTTTAGCCCGATTAAATCAAGTGGTTTTTAAAATCAACTTCCTCAAGGTACGCCTTTTTCTCCTTTTGAAAAGTTATTTGCTACTTTAGGTTATTTCATATATGAAAAGCAACGACTTTGACTGCAAACCGTATCACGGAATTTCTGCAAGCGGAAGCATGCGGAAAACAACGTGCATGATTGCTTTTTGCAAAATTATGGACAATGATATTGACACAGGTGGAATGCGCAACGTTTCAATAAGTCCGGGTAAGCCGGGTATGCAGCATATTGCCGGACACCTGCGAAGCCTTTCCTCGACCTGAGCGGGGAGCGGGAATC
Above is a genomic segment from Candidatus Desulfatibia profunda containing:
- a CDS encoding MFS transporter, whose translation is MDETLAAKVLRFRWLIFLVLALAYFFVYFHRLSLSVVANDLIKDFQTTASVMGFLGSVYFYCYAAMQFPAGLLSDSLGPRKSVAFFLIIASAGSIVFGLAATIRVALIGRVMVGVGVSMVFIPTMKILSQWFRTREFAFMTGILNAIGGIGVLAATWLLALITGVLGWRISFELIGAGTFVIVALVWIIVRDRPADKGWPSIPQIDHKDGEPSQVPQQIPLLEGARRVVSEKYFWPVAIWFFFDCGIFFGFGALWGGPYLMHVYGMTRSQAGAILSMIAWGMIVGSPPLGLLSDKIMKSRKKPFILCALLLVVELVFLNLFPNGLSSGVLGIWFFVFSICASSVVIIGFTLIKELFPMEMAGTSTGMVNLFPFLGGAVFMPLLGRVLDAYPKTAAGGYSLEGYKMLLLILLGASVVSLICTFLMKETYPH
- a CDS encoding cyclic nucleotide-binding domain-containing protein is translated as MNAIEHFKKNSLFDKMDGDEKKRIMEKFQKITLSSGEYIFRENDPGDTLYIVEEGTVSLKKLIINDYEKTLFVATEGLVFGEFSFIDGKERSASAFAEKDSVLLSLKREDFDTFIKEHPLSGAKLYDNLLSTIVKRLRLTNEAYRDAIRWGIEATGAVTLNFQNIITENINIRVELKNSRILEGRILQLEQSDAGYELVIADQSGALTLVPYHAINSVSVP